The genomic interval ggtccacctgaaatttgggatggacacaggtaacaaatttgacaagcaaaaaaaaaggttaccaaccaaaattttagggggggggggtccaccctaattttttttgaaacGCGAAATAGTTTATAAATTTGGGATTAAAAGCAGTATGGGAAAAAGTTTATAGGGTCGGAGTGTGTGCATATGTGGTAAATTTGGCTGTTAACTGGAgccatcaaaaaataaaaagtacacTAAGTCCTTTCCCCCGACGAGGACCAATTAAGATACTGACTAAAAAACCATCATCATTCTATAACATGCACGTGAGCATGGTGAGTTCCCAATCATTAAACATTCGCCATGATGTTGTCCCTTAATATGTTTAAACGAATATTCCaataaaatgagaagaaaaaaaagtaaatggatTTATCATTACCCTCATGCACTGCATTTATGTATCCACATCAAGAGaagcacagcccccccccctctccccacACAACCATCATGCACGCACTTTTTggtgtttaaaggagaatgaaactcttggagcaagttagcttttgtgaaagcagaaaaatcaaagaataagatcaacaaaactttgagtaaaataggactagcaataaaagagttatgagcgtttgaatgtcgagatcactaatgctatggagatcctcccattggcaatgcgaccaagatctgtgatgtcacacacgtacaactctcccatttggacactgaaaatataccccaaaacatctctttttgctcattctaatcatatgacaaacgattcatcaatgatataatgttgtgaaacctctgtacttgtcatctcataaagagaacacctcaccttgtgatagactctataaaagtgagaatataagtgaaataagtactaaagtaatgagggagttgtacgtgtgtgatatcacagatcttggtcgcattgccgttgggaggatctacatggcactagtgatctcaatattcgaatgctcataactttcttattattcattcaatcttcctcaaactttcaacaatatgtttctttgatttttctctttgatatggattcagctggtttcaagggtttcattctcctttaatgaaaaaCGCACTTACATGCAATACACTTccgcgcacacacacactcagACTTGTACCCTTGTCGAGAGTCACACATTTCACTCGATCTCTCCGAAATGTGACTTTTTTACAACGTTATTGAACATCCTTTATAATGCAGGCCCGACGAAGCACAAAATTAATTAACTATGCTATATCAATAACCAATCTTGATTATTGAGTCGACCCGACTATCAAGTTCAAAGTCCATATCACATTTATATTTGCTTAAATTCTGTCCATTGTGTATACCCCATTCTTCAAATTTGTGTTATTCAGCGATAGCTCCAATGGTACAATAACGTCATCGAACGGGTCATTATTGTAACCATTTGTCAATTACTGTTGCTCTCTTTTCCACCTTTCAAAATGTATATAACTATGAAGTTTCCTTAAAGACATAATTGCGCAAAAATGCCTATAAAAAGATACACAATGAGAGGGAATGATTGTCGACTAAAATGCAAAGCTAAAATGAGTAACTATATATactaatcattatcatcattttatgagAAAACAACTAAATGAATCATTGTTGCTTAAACAATTATAGTGTTAAGTGGCTTCCCTGGAAAACCTCAcgtggatgggggggggggggcaaaccaATTCTgacaactaaaaaataaaaagaaaaaatgtcacTGCCATTTCAAGGATCAACCGTCTAAATATTTTCTGacaagcaaattaaaaaaacactaaattctgtcgggggggggggggcttcatcCCCCCGCGCACGTACGCCactgaaacaaattttatgagtGACACCAGAAAGAATTAGAATATCACTAATTTTGATTTCATCCAAAACTTttctaaaatattaataataattcatggtatctgaaaatttgtgtgatATTTGGCTGCAGTGTTTTCTTTACTTTCCATTACATGGtctttacacacacacacacacacacacacacacatcaccCACTCTCACATATCCTCATACACACAAACACGCAccccacacaccctcacacacacccacaccaacacccacacacacatactaaaaaagaatacatttcCGAGTTGATAAACTCACAATTGCATCATGTAGGCCTTTACTCACCTGAGATTCACCAGCAACAAAAGTTTGTCATCAAATTTGACTCTGATTTCGGAATAAGCTGATGGCATTCGATCCGTTTTTAATGCTGTGTGGGTCCTTGCGTGTCTTGAATATTAGCTAGTGGCGAACAGAATACGATTTTACAAAGTAATCAACATTATAGAGTAATATGATCCAAAGTTAAAGATCCAATACCAAGTTAACACTGGCCAAAGGAGCGAGGGTAGAGGTGACTATTAGACAGAAGGGTTAGGCTATGATTCCTGACCCTATAATGGTACGGGTATTTCCCTACTGGATGGATGACGTCATAAATGGGCGTGCGCTGTTGAGCGTTAGGCcctgggagcgtttcatcatgGAGGCCTATACCTCCATGGTTCCATCAACATTGATGTCCGACAACTGAAGTTGTCAGATCGGATAActctccttgattttgattggctgagaagcttTGTTACTATAGTAGCTAGCAGATAacacgtccgacaagtcctttcctGAAACGCTCCTCTGGGATCACTCAGGATAACATTATCCTCGCACATGACACCACTTTGCACTGCTGGAAGTTACTTGGTAGTATTGggcattttaagcattttatgGCTTGATCTAGAAAATAAACGCTATTTTTGCACAACCAGTTCCTCTTACAGTTATTCATCGTGTGCCCTGTCTCAGTGCAAAAttcatttccttaaataaaaaaaaaaatcaaatttatgtgATTGATTACTGATTTCCAATCAAATAGAGGGCCTCTCaaggatataaaaaatacacattttagTTAATAAAAAACGTAGCCAAGGTCATGATAAAAGAAAGATCATAAATGTGGGCACAGTTTGTTTATGCTTAGTTCCTAATATGTATCATTATCAATGCAACACTATATTCTGTCagttcatttttgttatgattggtgaaaataaaacaaacaaacaaatgtgtgtgtgatttttttttttttttggttacaaaaatcatgatatttttatgACCCTCAGGGAATATGTGTTGTGTGTTGCATAGACAGTAGACTTGCATACTGACACAGGTTGGTCGCAGATTGGAACTGCCTGGGATCAGTTAACATGCATATCATAAAATCACCCTATAAATGACGTCATATATGTTGTCAGTCTTGTTGAATGTGGCGGTAAGTAAACACAGGGCCAGGCAGTAGGCATAACCCAACATTTTCAGGTTTTAATAGTGCACTGATTTTGTCAGAAatgctatgattttttttttaaatttagatattattttttaatcaattcaaaTCGAAATATTGTTCCAAACTCGCACCTTATTTTAGCCAGAGATATCTTTTACAATTTCCATTTAGACGTCACATGTTGGCTGCCCATTTAAAGTATAATGAGATGAACATTAAAGTAATCGTCTCATATACTATACAAAATACAATACCATACCCGCAAGAATATTAATGGCATTAATAAGAGAGAGGATGTTCATTGAAGTAATAATCAATTCCACTTCTCATAAAACTCTTAATGCAACGGAACGATGTCTctttttatatagtgctttaCAGAAAATGCTTACACATAATCGTATATCGTTTTGTAAGAGGCAAAACCGGACATGACTGAAATATCTGTAATTTTTTAGCACGtgaatatgatattgttttaaCTTCCGCTTTTCACTTAAGAGTGTAAGTGAATTGAACCAGGACAAGGGTATCAGTGCAGACATTGCAACATATTAAGATGACATGATTTACATCTTTATATTCAGTTCATCGTCAACATTATTTTGGTCTACAATAATCAAGGGGACTAACCGATACCAAATGATGGACAACTTGGGTTGTCCAAATACTATTCACGATGTGGTGCTACCAGTCTTAAGTATCGCCATTGTAATATTGTTGATAATTCTTTTGATATTCATCCTTTACGTTGCCTTTATCAAGAGAAAGAAAGGTCGACGGCGTGAGGAGAATGAAGATGATGGAGAATTTCGGATGCATCTTACAAATACCATGAATCGTCACAAACAGTCGATCGCATCGATGCCTCGTCTACAGCAAATGGTTAATGGGAATATTAAGGCAATATCTCCGTATGTACCAGAACATGAGGATGAAGAGTTCCAAAACGGCTCTCATCTAGGATGTAGCACTTGTGATGCTGACTCGAGTTTCCAAGGAATAGTCGTGAAAGTGTCTGGCGAACAGCATGGTTTAATAACCCCGAATAGTTGTGGGAGCGGTCGCCTAGATCATGAGTTATCAGCATTGTTACAGACCGATATGAAAGAAGATGTAATTACCAAAATTGAAGGTAAACTCCTGGTTGGCATATCGAGGGAGATTGACGACGCAGGAGGAACTTTAGTTCTGGACAAAATGGGAGTTTCTCTTCTCATTCCACCATGCGCCATCCCTCGCGGTATGAAGCAAATTATTCAGTTGATACTTAGCTGGGACGGAAGCGATTCCCCACCAGTGACAGATACACAGAGTCTTATGAGTCCTATGGTTCACTGCGGCCCACATGGACTGAAGCTGGCAAAGCCTGCCATTTTAAGCTTCATGCATTGTGCAgatgatgccagagacatcgTGGTGTTGTCCAGCGAGACACACTTGACACAGGACAAGCATTGGAAACCCATCCAGTATCGGAAGAAATGTGGGAAGATTGAATATGCACTCCTTGAAAACCAATGTCAAGTGTACCTATCTCATTTTTCAATGTACACCTCTATCTCTCAAGGGACACATTTTAAGTTGACAAAGAAGTGGATTCAGCTGGCTGCGTTCGGAAAGAAGGAGGGAGGACAGTTTCAGACATTCATCTACATGCTCAACAACACGCCGTGTGCTCTCCAGTTTGCAACCTATCAACAAGCGAAGCATGACTGTACTATGATACGATGCCCCTTAGAATTCTTGATGGATGAAAAGGGAGGAGATCTTATTTTCGACTTGGAACAC from Lytechinus pictus isolate F3 Inbred chromosome 2, Lp3.0, whole genome shotgun sequence carries:
- the LOC129273567 gene encoding netrin receptor UNC5A-like; amino-acid sequence: MMDNLGCPNTIHDVVLPVLSIAIVILLIILLIFILYVAFIKRKKGRRREENEDDGEFRMHLTNTMNRHKQSIASMPRLQQMVNGNIKAISPYVPEHEDEEFQNGSHLGCSTCDADSSFQGIVVKVSGEQHGLITPNSCGSGRLDHELSALLQTDMKEDVITKIEGKLLVGISREIDDAGGTLVLDKMGVSLLIPPCAIPRGMKQIIQLILSWDGSDSPPVTDTQSLMSPMVHCGPHGLKLAKPAILSFMHCADDARDIVVLSSETHLTQDKHWKPIQYRKKCGKIEYALLENQCQVYLSHFSMYTSISQGTHFKLTKKWIQLAAFGKKEGGQFQTFIYMLNNTPCALQFATYQQAKHDCTMIRCPLEFLMDEKGGDLIFDLEHVSEGWNPIGRKWEDIGLLTDIWKEKCNNVSFTFKHDNPSCIDLNFSICLYQKGMPDVKRHFEVAMSFPSKNPIKSTGNHSHATTNLNVHVTQAVPSMAINGFESTTARVPSRTTPIKSTEDRRKDDLVDNDHNNEHSLGRDGANSSTVVDEVDLSNTKGNQKGDDNLPIAKQDSVGHSQTNTTNINIHTETVVQPSSNNGFHRDILTLQGDQHTAVFPLRLRSKLTALLDPPSSVTSSVNDWRVLAESLHLDALVSLIRMKPSPTEELLDVAAQKGKDCRWLYGVLRDAERYDAANEVGKYLQDGSESMRLKNHMNEGDTEPRIQ